Proteins encoded by one window of Paenibacillus sp. DCT19:
- the cysC gene encoding adenylyl-sulfate kinase translates to MTREERNITWQQSSLDRQEREIRNGHRSRTLWFTGLSGAGKSSLAFALEKHLYDAGIRCYVLDGDNVRHGLNRDLGFTTTDRQENLRRIGEVSKLMVDAGLIVLSAFISPHAEDRQMVKQLFEPGDFIEIYVRCSIEECERRDPKGLYKKARNGDIPHFTGISAPYDVPEEPSLIIDTELLSLDEAVAEIVKHLEQTDSLQLPLSTTTNSIG, encoded by the coding sequence GTGACGAGAGAAGAACGTAATATTACCTGGCAACAATCCAGCTTAGATCGACAAGAACGCGAGATTCGCAATGGTCATCGCAGCCGTACACTGTGGTTCACAGGTCTGTCTGGTGCAGGGAAGTCCTCCCTTGCATTTGCGTTAGAGAAGCATTTGTATGACGCAGGAATACGTTGTTATGTGCTGGATGGGGATAATGTGCGTCATGGACTTAACCGGGATCTTGGCTTTACCACCACGGATCGTCAGGAGAATCTACGCCGGATTGGTGAAGTTTCTAAGCTAATGGTGGATGCTGGATTGATTGTTCTCTCTGCTTTCATTTCTCCTCACGCTGAGGATCGACAGATGGTCAAGCAGTTATTCGAACCTGGTGATTTTATTGAAATCTATGTTCGTTGCTCGATTGAGGAATGTGAACGGCGTGACCCCAAAGGTTTATACAAAAAAGCACGTAACGGTGATATCCCACATTTCACTGGAATCTCAGCACCTTATGATGTTCCCGAAGAACCTTCGCTCATTATCGATACGGAACTGCTCTCTCTGGACGAAGCTGTAGCTGAAATTGTAAAACATCTAGAACAGACGGATTCTCTGCAACTTCCTCTCTCTACAACCACCAATAGCATTGGATAA
- a CDS encoding glycosyltransferase family 2 protein, translating into MLSSILIALQVVILIWFGYWFIISLFGFGKAKPMEMRAPKSRFLLLVPAHNEEVVIGDLLDNLKMIDYPAELFDICLIADNCSDLTADIGREKGVIVLEHYYMPGEPKGKPYAMKYALDMIDLDDYEGICVFDADNLVTPNYLKEMNNHLIAGHRIIQCYLDTKNPKDNFITMSYATSYYMMNRSWQLAKSRLGLGNAIGGTGFCVERQLFNEIGWTARSLTEDLEFTMQALLKGVKTHWSHYAKVYDEKPTNFWFSCVQRLRWARGTGTYVSNMLFL; encoded by the coding sequence ATGTTAAGTTCAATTTTGATCGCGCTGCAGGTCGTGATTTTAATCTGGTTTGGGTACTGGTTTATCATCTCATTGTTTGGATTCGGTAAAGCAAAACCGATGGAAATGCGTGCTCCTAAGAGTCGGTTCTTGCTGCTTGTTCCTGCTCATAATGAGGAGGTTGTAATCGGAGATCTACTAGATAATTTGAAGATGATTGATTATCCAGCGGAGCTGTTCGATATCTGCCTTATTGCCGATAATTGTTCTGATCTAACCGCCGATATTGGTCGGGAAAAGGGAGTCATTGTGCTGGAGCACTATTATATGCCCGGTGAACCTAAAGGCAAGCCATATGCAATGAAATATGCACTAGATATGATCGACCTGGATGATTATGAAGGAATTTGCGTTTTCGATGCAGATAACTTGGTAACTCCGAACTATCTCAAAGAAATGAATAACCATCTCATCGCAGGTCACCGGATCATTCAATGTTATTTGGATACGAAGAATCCCAAGGATAATTTTATCACCATGTCTTACGCAACCAGCTATTATATGATGAATCGCTCCTGGCAGTTAGCCAAATCTCGATTGGGTCTGGGAAATGCAATTGGTGGTACAGGATTCTGCGTTGAACGCCAATTGTTTAACGAGATTGGTTGGACTGCGCGCAGCTTAACGGAAGATCTGGAGTTCACGATGCAGGCATTGTTGAAAGGTGTTAAAACCCATTGGTCTCATTACGCCAAAGTGTATGACGAGAAACCAACGAATTTTTGGTTCAGTTGTGTTCAACGTTTACGTTGGGCAAGGGGCACTGGGACGTATGTTTCAAATATGCTTTTCCTCTAA
- the pdaA gene encoding delta-lactam-biosynthetic de-N-acetylase translates to MKRLVLYVLLAIVVATGTLPAQIEASPVNGAYHFGFKKSQNGQLPSIDQEGFKAILEQNDAIFLGDTKQKELYLTFDNGYENGFTPAILDVLRDKKVPAAFFVTGHYLKDQSELVKRMATEGHVVGNHSWSHPDMTRISNDKIRTELDQVKSEINRLTGQQVSFLRPPRGIFNARTLAESRAQGYVNVFWSVAYKDWDTNVQRGADYARQQVLKQLHPGAVILLHSVSKDNTEALSSIIDEARRQGYVFKHLNDLKTKSY, encoded by the coding sequence ATGAAGCGATTGGTGCTTTACGTGCTGTTAGCAATAGTAGTAGCAACCGGCACGCTGCCGGCACAGATTGAAGCATCGCCGGTGAACGGAGCATATCATTTCGGATTCAAAAAAAGTCAAAATGGGCAGTTGCCTTCAATCGATCAGGAAGGTTTTAAAGCGATCTTGGAGCAAAATGATGCCATTTTCTTGGGAGATACCAAGCAAAAAGAATTGTATCTCACGTTCGATAATGGATATGAAAATGGGTTTACACCAGCAATACTGGATGTACTTCGGGATAAAAAAGTGCCTGCGGCCTTCTTTGTTACAGGACATTATCTGAAGGATCAGTCTGAGCTTGTGAAGCGAATGGCAACTGAAGGCCATGTGGTCGGCAATCATTCCTGGAGCCATCCAGACATGACCAGAATCTCGAATGATAAGATCCGAACAGAGCTGGATCAGGTCAAGTCTGAGATCAACCGCTTGACTGGACAACAGGTGAGTTTCTTGCGTCCGCCGCGAGGTATTTTCAACGCTCGCACGCTTGCAGAGAGTCGCGCACAGGGTTATGTGAATGTATTCTGGTCTGTGGCGTACAAAGACTGGGATACCAATGTACAACGTGGCGCGGACTATGCACGTCAGCAGGTGCTGAAGCAGTTGCATCCAGGAGCGGTTATTCTGTTACACTCGGTTTCCAAAGATAATACAGAAGCACTCAGTTCCATTATTGATGAAGCGCGTCGGCAAGGATATGTTTTTAAACACTTGAATGATCTCAAAACCAAAAGCTACTAA
- a CDS encoding DUF423 domain-containing protein — MQRKWMMLGAILTMLSVAIGAFGAHIVKEHIDAKALATYETGVQYHMIHAIALLIVGLTAGQLGESTKLKWSARLLLIGIIVFSGSLYVLSTTGIKILGAITPIGGVAFITGWLLFALDVWQRGKGRS; from the coding sequence ATGCAACGTAAATGGATGATGCTGGGCGCGATACTTACGATGCTGTCTGTGGCGATTGGTGCGTTCGGTGCACATATTGTGAAGGAGCATATTGATGCCAAAGCCCTTGCTACCTATGAAACGGGTGTACAGTACCATATGATCCACGCCATCGCTTTGCTGATTGTTGGACTTACAGCAGGACAACTAGGGGAGTCGACGAAGCTTAAATGGTCGGCACGTCTTCTGCTAATTGGTATCATTGTGTTCTCTGGTAGCTTATATGTACTCAGTACAACCGGGATCAAAATATTAGGCGCCATTACTCCAATTGGTGGTGTAGCTTTTATTACGGGTTGGCTGCTGTTCGCGTTAGACGTGTGGCAACGAGGTAAGGGACGATCCTAA